A part of Astatotilapia calliptera chromosome 15, fAstCal1.2, whole genome shotgun sequence genomic DNA contains:
- the mlpha gene encoding melanophilin a isoform X2: MEHKLDLSRLTDEEAKHVWEVIQRDFNLRKKEEERLSELKNKIEKEDSKRELLGSQSNLSDSLCIRCLQPFKFLVNSKRQCLDCRMYTCKSCSRYNKKEHGWVCDNCRMNRVLKIGTLGWYHDNVRNRFKRFGSAKVMRSLYKRLNGEGGRDDDTQSMPDVHSHAYNGNEDDQGEFEGQRYKVMRKNKRLLSVHPMDFDNEDYLPHSRRPSVQQQQDDRYYRNDVDYDHYSHRGNRRKSLDRYAMRPDDNGENRMVRTRSLSKITSSVARQQYIDTSDEEEYQRYPQMYQQPPHRRRGSRTSSQENLGQAPPINELSKRMLAIESLLSRLEEKITPGVNEQASNPSAQNEEEKLRRKLSELAGNLSDKGPSSDDEAGKKSFSVGKGLAGLKGGPAIALNSRKNKELSSSSDEMPTEAQKRSTAAALCDLTTEVLRTINATENAMVEYGLSEPIDRSHLVGTDVKQADDAFRELEENVYITAGQSYELESKLRRLEQSAKNQFGGATDSELSELEDVVALTAARVQSAESEVSDIESKIAALSAAGSKKKVSGTQRKKSTQDFQTNGTQWKSSNMF, from the exons ATGGAGCATAAGCTGGATCTTTCCCGTCTAACGGATGAAGAGGCCAAACATGTTTGGGAAGTGATTCAACGAGATTTCAACCTCcgcaagaaagaagaagagagactCAG TGAGCTGAAGAATAAGATTGAgaaggaggactcaaaacgAGAACTGCTGGGCTCTCAGAGCAACTTGTCCGACTCGCTTTGTATCCGCTGCCTGCAGCCCTTCAAGTTCCTGGTGAACAGCAAACGCCAGTGTCTGGACTGTCGCATGTACACCTGCAAGTCCTGCAGCCGCTACAACAAGAAGGAGCACGGCTGGGTGTGCGACAACTGCCGCATGAACAG GGTGCTCAAGATCGGGACTCTGGGCTGGTACCATGACAACGTGAGAAACCGTTTCAAACGCTTTGGTAGTGCCAAAGTGATGAGGTCATTGTACAAGAGGCTGAACGGAGAAG GTGGGCGTGATGATGACACGCAGAGTATGCCGGATGTCCACAGTC ACGCGTATAATGGCAATGAGGATGATCAAGGAGAATTCGAGGGTCAGCGCTACAAAGTG ATGAGGAAGAACAAACGTCTGCTGTCTGTTCATCCTATGGACTTTGACAATGAGGATTATCTGCCTCACTCACGGCGTCCGTCTGTACAG cagcagcaggatgaTCGGTACTATAGGAATGACGTGGACTACGACCATTACAGCCACAGAGGAAACCGCAGGAAGAGCCTGGACCGATATGCCATGAGACCTG ATGACAACGGAGAGAATCGGATGGTCCGGACTCGCTCTCTGTCCAAGATTACCTCGTCGGTGGCTCGGCAGCAGTACATTGACACATCAGACGAGGAGGAGTACCAGAGGTACCCGCAGATGTACCAACAACCACCCCACCGCCGAAGGGGCAGTAGAACCTCCTCCCAGGAGAACCTGGGACAAGCCCCGCCG ATAAATGAACTGAGCAAACGAATGTTGGCCATCGAGAGTCTGCTGAGCCGCCTGGAGGAAAAGATTACACCTGGTGTAAATGAG CAGGCATCAAATCCATCAGCTCAGAATGAGGAGGAGAAACTGAGAAGGAAGCTTAGTGAGCTGGCGGGGAACCTGAGCGATAAGGGCCCGTCATCGGACGACGAAGCTGGGAAGAAGTCCTTTTCTGTGGGTAAAGGTTTGGCCGGACTGAAGGGTGGCCCAGCAATCGCTCTGAACTCCCGGAAGAACAAAGAACTGAGCTCATCCAGTGATGAGATGCCCACTGAGGCTCAAAAG AGATCGACTGCCGCCGCCCTCTGTGACCTCACCACTGAGGTCCTGAGAACCATTAATGCCACAGAAAACGCTATGGTCGAGTACGGCCTCTCAGAGCCGATCGACAGGTCCCACTTAGTAGGCACTGACGTAAAGCAGGCCGATGATGCGTTCAGGGAACTTGAGGAAAAT GTGTACATCACGGCCGGTCAGTCCTACGAGCTGGAGTCGAAGCTGCGGCGGCTCGAGCAGAGTGCCAAGAATCAGTTTGGAGGGGCGACGGACTCGGAACTGTCTGAGCTTGAGGACGTGGTGGCACTGACCGCCGCCAGAGTCCAGAGTGCTGAGAGCGAG GTCTCTGATATTGAGAGTAAAATCGCTGCTCTGAGCGCCGCCGGATCCAAGAAGAAG GTTTCAGGAACTCAGAGAAAAAAGTCGACTCAGGATTTTCAGA CTAACGGCACTCAGTGGAAATCCAGCAACATGTTCTGA
- the mlpha gene encoding melanophilin a isoform X1 — MEHKLDLSRLTDEEAKHVWEVIQRDFNLRKKEEERLSELKNKIEKEDSKRELLGSQSNLSDSLCIRCLQPFKFLVNSKRQCLDCRMYTCKSCSRYNKKEHGWVCDNCRMNRVLKIGTLGWYHDNVRNRFKRFGSAKVMRSLYKRLNGEGGRDDDTQSMPDVHSHAYNGNEDDQGEFEGQRYKVMRKNKRLLSVHPMDFDNEDYLPHSRRPSVQQQQDDRYYRNDVDYDHYSHRGNRRKSLDRYAMRPDDNGENRMVRTRSLSKITSSVARQQYIDTSDEEEYQRYPQMYQQPPHRRRGSRTSSQENLGQAPPINELSKRMLAIESLLSRLEEKITPGVNEQASNPSAQNEEEKLRRKLSELAGNLSDKGPSSDDEAGKKSFSVGKGLAGLKGGPAIALNSRKNKELSSSSDEMPTEAQKRSTAAALCDLTTEVLRTINATENAMVEYGLSEPIDRSHLVGTDVKQADDAFRELEENVYITAGQSYELESKLRRLEQSAKNQFGGATDSELSELEDVVALTAARVQSAESEVSDIESKIAALSAAGSKKKVSGTQRKKSTQDFQKANGTQWKSSNMF, encoded by the exons ATGGAGCATAAGCTGGATCTTTCCCGTCTAACGGATGAAGAGGCCAAACATGTTTGGGAAGTGATTCAACGAGATTTCAACCTCcgcaagaaagaagaagagagactCAG TGAGCTGAAGAATAAGATTGAgaaggaggactcaaaacgAGAACTGCTGGGCTCTCAGAGCAACTTGTCCGACTCGCTTTGTATCCGCTGCCTGCAGCCCTTCAAGTTCCTGGTGAACAGCAAACGCCAGTGTCTGGACTGTCGCATGTACACCTGCAAGTCCTGCAGCCGCTACAACAAGAAGGAGCACGGCTGGGTGTGCGACAACTGCCGCATGAACAG GGTGCTCAAGATCGGGACTCTGGGCTGGTACCATGACAACGTGAGAAACCGTTTCAAACGCTTTGGTAGTGCCAAAGTGATGAGGTCATTGTACAAGAGGCTGAACGGAGAAG GTGGGCGTGATGATGACACGCAGAGTATGCCGGATGTCCACAGTC ACGCGTATAATGGCAATGAGGATGATCAAGGAGAATTCGAGGGTCAGCGCTACAAAGTG ATGAGGAAGAACAAACGTCTGCTGTCTGTTCATCCTATGGACTTTGACAATGAGGATTATCTGCCTCACTCACGGCGTCCGTCTGTACAG cagcagcaggatgaTCGGTACTATAGGAATGACGTGGACTACGACCATTACAGCCACAGAGGAAACCGCAGGAAGAGCCTGGACCGATATGCCATGAGACCTG ATGACAACGGAGAGAATCGGATGGTCCGGACTCGCTCTCTGTCCAAGATTACCTCGTCGGTGGCTCGGCAGCAGTACATTGACACATCAGACGAGGAGGAGTACCAGAGGTACCCGCAGATGTACCAACAACCACCCCACCGCCGAAGGGGCAGTAGAACCTCCTCCCAGGAGAACCTGGGACAAGCCCCGCCG ATAAATGAACTGAGCAAACGAATGTTGGCCATCGAGAGTCTGCTGAGCCGCCTGGAGGAAAAGATTACACCTGGTGTAAATGAG CAGGCATCAAATCCATCAGCTCAGAATGAGGAGGAGAAACTGAGAAGGAAGCTTAGTGAGCTGGCGGGGAACCTGAGCGATAAGGGCCCGTCATCGGACGACGAAGCTGGGAAGAAGTCCTTTTCTGTGGGTAAAGGTTTGGCCGGACTGAAGGGTGGCCCAGCAATCGCTCTGAACTCCCGGAAGAACAAAGAACTGAGCTCATCCAGTGATGAGATGCCCACTGAGGCTCAAAAG AGATCGACTGCCGCCGCCCTCTGTGACCTCACCACTGAGGTCCTGAGAACCATTAATGCCACAGAAAACGCTATGGTCGAGTACGGCCTCTCAGAGCCGATCGACAGGTCCCACTTAGTAGGCACTGACGTAAAGCAGGCCGATGATGCGTTCAGGGAACTTGAGGAAAAT GTGTACATCACGGCCGGTCAGTCCTACGAGCTGGAGTCGAAGCTGCGGCGGCTCGAGCAGAGTGCCAAGAATCAGTTTGGAGGGGCGACGGACTCGGAACTGTCTGAGCTTGAGGACGTGGTGGCACTGACCGCCGCCAGAGTCCAGAGTGCTGAGAGCGAG GTCTCTGATATTGAGAGTAAAATCGCTGCTCTGAGCGCCGCCGGATCCAAGAAGAAG GTTTCAGGAACTCAGAGAAAAAAGTCGACTCAGGATTTTCAGA AAGCTAACGGCACTCAGTGGAAATCCAGCAACATGTTCTGA
- the mlpha gene encoding melanophilin a isoform X3, translated as MEHKLDLSRLTDEEAKHVWEVIQRDFNLRKKEEERLSELKNKIEKEDSKRELLGSQSNLSDSLCIRCLQPFKFLVNSKRQCLDCRMYTCKSCSRYNKKEHGWVCDNCRMNRVLKIGTLGWYHDNVRNRFKRFGSAKVMRSLYKRLNGEGGRDDDTQSMPDVHSHAYNGNEDDQGEFEGQRYKVMRKNKRLLSVHPMDFDNEDYLPHSRRPSVQQQQDDRYYRNDVDYDHYSHRGNRRKSLDRYAMRPDDNGENRMVRTRSLSKITSSVARQQYIDTSDEEEYQRYPQMYQQPPHRRRGSRTSSQENLGQAPPINELSKRMLAIESLLSRLEEKITPGVNEQASNPSAQNEEEKLRRKLSELAGNLSDKGPSSDDEAGKKSFSVGKGLAGLKGGPAIALNSRKNKELSSSSDEMPTEAQKVYITAGQSYELESKLRRLEQSAKNQFGGATDSELSELEDVVALTAARVQSAESEVSDIESKIAALSAAGSKKKVSGTQRKKSTQDFQKANGTQWKSSNMF; from the exons ATGGAGCATAAGCTGGATCTTTCCCGTCTAACGGATGAAGAGGCCAAACATGTTTGGGAAGTGATTCAACGAGATTTCAACCTCcgcaagaaagaagaagagagactCAG TGAGCTGAAGAATAAGATTGAgaaggaggactcaaaacgAGAACTGCTGGGCTCTCAGAGCAACTTGTCCGACTCGCTTTGTATCCGCTGCCTGCAGCCCTTCAAGTTCCTGGTGAACAGCAAACGCCAGTGTCTGGACTGTCGCATGTACACCTGCAAGTCCTGCAGCCGCTACAACAAGAAGGAGCACGGCTGGGTGTGCGACAACTGCCGCATGAACAG GGTGCTCAAGATCGGGACTCTGGGCTGGTACCATGACAACGTGAGAAACCGTTTCAAACGCTTTGGTAGTGCCAAAGTGATGAGGTCATTGTACAAGAGGCTGAACGGAGAAG GTGGGCGTGATGATGACACGCAGAGTATGCCGGATGTCCACAGTC ACGCGTATAATGGCAATGAGGATGATCAAGGAGAATTCGAGGGTCAGCGCTACAAAGTG ATGAGGAAGAACAAACGTCTGCTGTCTGTTCATCCTATGGACTTTGACAATGAGGATTATCTGCCTCACTCACGGCGTCCGTCTGTACAG cagcagcaggatgaTCGGTACTATAGGAATGACGTGGACTACGACCATTACAGCCACAGAGGAAACCGCAGGAAGAGCCTGGACCGATATGCCATGAGACCTG ATGACAACGGAGAGAATCGGATGGTCCGGACTCGCTCTCTGTCCAAGATTACCTCGTCGGTGGCTCGGCAGCAGTACATTGACACATCAGACGAGGAGGAGTACCAGAGGTACCCGCAGATGTACCAACAACCACCCCACCGCCGAAGGGGCAGTAGAACCTCCTCCCAGGAGAACCTGGGACAAGCCCCGCCG ATAAATGAACTGAGCAAACGAATGTTGGCCATCGAGAGTCTGCTGAGCCGCCTGGAGGAAAAGATTACACCTGGTGTAAATGAG CAGGCATCAAATCCATCAGCTCAGAATGAGGAGGAGAAACTGAGAAGGAAGCTTAGTGAGCTGGCGGGGAACCTGAGCGATAAGGGCCCGTCATCGGACGACGAAGCTGGGAAGAAGTCCTTTTCTGTGGGTAAAGGTTTGGCCGGACTGAAGGGTGGCCCAGCAATCGCTCTGAACTCCCGGAAGAACAAAGAACTGAGCTCATCCAGTGATGAGATGCCCACTGAGGCTCAAAAG GTGTACATCACGGCCGGTCAGTCCTACGAGCTGGAGTCGAAGCTGCGGCGGCTCGAGCAGAGTGCCAAGAATCAGTTTGGAGGGGCGACGGACTCGGAACTGTCTGAGCTTGAGGACGTGGTGGCACTGACCGCCGCCAGAGTCCAGAGTGCTGAGAGCGAG GTCTCTGATATTGAGAGTAAAATCGCTGCTCTGAGCGCCGCCGGATCCAAGAAGAAG GTTTCAGGAACTCAGAGAAAAAAGTCGACTCAGGATTTTCAGA AAGCTAACGGCACTCAGTGGAAATCCAGCAACATGTTCTGA